The following proteins are co-located in the Roseovarius arcticus genome:
- the arsB gene encoding ACR3 family arsenite efflux transporter — MTDTSLPAGAGLGTFERWLSVWVALAIGAGLLLGNLFPGLFAFLASLEVASVNLPVAVLIWAMVYPMMVGVDFGALRQVGDKPKGLVVTLVVNWLIKPFTMAALGVLFFEYVFAGMIPPDDAQAYLAGVILLGAAPCTAMVFVWSNLTRGDATYTLVQVSVNDVVMVFAFAPIVAFLLGVTDIVVPWDTLLLSVGLYVMLPLLAGYLTRRTLVQSGSEAAVDTFKSRVQPFSIFGLLVTVVLLFGFQGEVILDRPLVIALIAVPLLIQSYGIFFLAYGAAWAWGIPFNVAAPCALIGTSNFFELAVAVAISLFGLGSGAALATVVGVLVEVPVMLSLVAFANRTQHWFPSEKPSA; from the coding sequence ATGACCGATACATCACTCCCTGCCGGTGCGGGTCTGGGCACCTTTGAGCGTTGGCTTTCTGTTTGGGTGGCTCTCGCCATCGGCGCAGGGCTGCTTCTTGGAAACTTGTTTCCGGGTCTCTTCGCCTTCCTCGCATCGCTAGAGGTCGCCTCGGTCAACCTGCCGGTGGCAGTGCTGATCTGGGCGATGGTTTATCCGATGATGGTCGGCGTGGATTTCGGCGCGCTGCGGCAGGTCGGCGACAAGCCGAAGGGCCTGGTTGTGACGCTGGTGGTGAATTGGCTGATAAAGCCCTTCACGATGGCCGCGCTCGGGGTGCTCTTCTTCGAATATGTCTTTGCTGGTATGATACCGCCTGATGACGCGCAGGCCTATCTGGCGGGCGTGATCCTGCTGGGGGCCGCCCCCTGCACCGCGATGGTATTTGTCTGGTCCAACCTGACGCGCGGCGACGCGACTTATACACTGGTTCAGGTCAGCGTGAATGACGTCGTCATGGTGTTTGCGTTCGCGCCCATTGTGGCCTTCCTGCTGGGTGTGACGGATATCGTCGTGCCTTGGGACACGCTGCTGCTGTCGGTGGGCCTATACGTTATGCTGCCGTTGCTGGCGGGGTATCTGACCCGCCGGACCCTAGTTCAAAGCGGCAGCGAAGCCGCGGTAGATACATTCAAATCGCGCGTGCAGCCGTTCTCAATCTTTGGTCTTTTGGTTACGGTCGTGCTGCTCTTTGGGTTTCAGGGCGAGGTTATTCTCGACCGCCCCCTGGTTATCGCGCTGATTGCTGTCCCGCTGCTGATCCAGTCCTACGGCATCTTCTTCCTGGCCTACGGGGCTGCATGGGCGTGGGGCATCCCGTTTAACGTGGCGGCCCCCTGCGCCCTGATTGGCACGTCCAACTTTTTTGAGTTGGCGGTGGCCGTCGCGATCAGTCTATTCGGGCTCGGCTCTGGCGCGGCATTGGCGACAGTCGTCGGTGTTCTCGTGGAAGTGCCCGTAATGCTGTCCCTCGTCGCTTTTGCAAATAGAACCCAGCACTGGTTTCCGTCAGAAAAGCCCTCAGCATGA
- a CDS encoding universal stress protein yields the protein MKNSTILIAIGKEASTTELAKKLEALRAIPAHAVVLIIGEMPPFPYYAIGVPLYGTADVPVEWQEEVATYKAALHAKGDEIETLLQQHDVSGEVSSIICEPSSVADAIARRAMLCDMAIISEDLRKPDMLFKQVVHGVLFQSPIGILLNDHDANAIANSKRIFVAWTTHLHSARAVHQALPFLREAEEVIIATIDPVMTAFRDGEDPGVDVAKWLTHHGCTVTVQQYPSGGKDIGDCILDRSKEVGADLIVMGSYGHSRTRQAFFGGTTRTLIEQTDHPVFLAH from the coding sequence ATGAAAAACAGCACGATCCTGATCGCTATTGGCAAAGAAGCATCCACAACCGAACTTGCCAAAAAACTTGAGGCGCTGCGCGCGATACCGGCGCATGCGGTTGTCCTCATCATTGGCGAAATGCCACCATTTCCCTACTACGCGATTGGTGTTCCCCTTTATGGAACGGCAGATGTTCCAGTAGAATGGCAAGAGGAAGTGGCCACCTACAAGGCCGCCCTGCATGCCAAGGGAGACGAGATAGAAACCCTGCTCCAACAGCATGATGTGTCTGGCGAAGTCTCGTCCATAATATGCGAGCCATCCAGCGTAGCCGATGCCATCGCGCGACGGGCGATGCTGTGCGACATGGCGATAATCAGCGAAGATTTACGCAAGCCCGATATGCTCTTTAAGCAAGTCGTCCACGGTGTTTTGTTCCAATCCCCCATCGGGATTTTGCTGAACGATCATGACGCCAATGCCATCGCCAACTCAAAACGAATTTTCGTCGCCTGGACCACGCATCTGCATTCCGCGCGAGCCGTTCATCAGGCGCTTCCTTTCTTGCGCGAGGCAGAAGAGGTTATCATCGCGACTATCGATCCAGTGATGACAGCGTTCCGCGATGGCGAAGACCCCGGCGTCGATGTTGCCAAATGGCTGACGCATCACGGATGCACCGTGACTGTGCAGCAATATCCCAGCGGCGGTAAGGACATTGGCGACTGCATTCTGGATAGGTCCAAAGAAGTGGGCGCGGATTTGATCGTTATGGGATCGTACGGACATTCCAGAACCCGCCAAGCCTTCTTTGGTGGCACCACCCGGACGTTGATTGAGCAAACCGACCACCCTGTTTTCCTCGCCCACTAA
- a CDS encoding acetate/propionate family kinase: MTGAFLTINAGSSSIKFAVFDSDAASTKPRIRGKVAGIGTTPVFSARTAGGGALDAGALASLDVLSGHDAVIALLLPWLATHTGDRPLLAVGHRVVHGGQDLTGPTLISPSVLEQLERLVPLAPLHQPHNIAAIRAVAKWQPDVPQVACFDTSFHRSQDRLAQLFALPRALTDEGIIRYGFHGLSYEYISSVLPDHLGDRANGRVIVAHLGNGSSMCAMKDRKSAATSMGFTALDGLMMGRRCGALDPGVVLYLMQDKGLSAPEIEDILYKQSGLLGVSAISNDMQVLQDSENPHAQEAIDLFCYRAASSLAALVPSIGGLDALIFTAGIGENSAMVRKLICDRLSWLGAALDDTANVRNAVQISSHQSPVDILVIPTNEEAVVARACSTLLQSPTS; encoded by the coding sequence GTGACGGGGGCGTTTCTAACGATCAATGCAGGCTCGTCGAGCATCAAGTTCGCGGTCTTTGATAGTGATGCCGCCTCTACGAAACCTCGGATCAGGGGCAAGGTCGCGGGCATTGGAACGACGCCTGTCTTTTCTGCCCGTACTGCGGGTGGCGGCGCGCTGGATGCAGGCGCATTGGCGTCTCTGGATGTGCTGTCGGGCCACGACGCGGTGATTGCGCTGTTGCTGCCGTGGCTTGCGACGCATACCGGTGATCGACCGCTTTTGGCGGTGGGGCACCGGGTTGTCCATGGGGGCCAGGATCTCACTGGCCCGACACTGATTTCTCCATCTGTTTTGGAGCAGCTTGAACGGCTGGTGCCTCTTGCCCCGCTGCACCAACCTCATAACATCGCGGCCATCCGTGCTGTCGCGAAATGGCAACCTGACGTTCCCCAAGTCGCGTGCTTTGATACCAGCTTTCATCGCAGTCAGGACCGGTTGGCGCAGCTATTCGCCCTGCCCCGCGCCCTGACCGACGAGGGCATCATCCGGTATGGGTTTCACGGGCTCTCGTACGAGTATATCAGCAGCGTCCTGCCGGACCATCTGGGCGACCGCGCGAATGGCCGCGTGATCGTCGCCCATCTCGGAAATGGCTCCAGCATGTGCGCAATGAAGGATCGCAAAAGCGCCGCGACCAGTATGGGGTTTACCGCGCTGGACGGCCTGATGATGGGCCGCCGCTGCGGCGCGCTAGACCCCGGTGTTGTGCTCTATCTGATGCAGGACAAGGGCCTCAGCGCGCCAGAGATCGAAGATATTCTCTACAAACAATCGGGGCTTTTGGGCGTCTCGGCGATCAGCAACGACATGCAAGTTTTGCAAGACAGCGAAAATCCGCATGCACAAGAAGCGATCGACCTGTTCTGCTACCGTGCCGCCAGCAGTCTGGCCGCGCTGGTGCCGTCGATAGGCGGGCTGGATGCGCTGATCTTTACGGCCGGTATCGGCGAGAATTCGGCAATGGTGCGCAAATTGATCTGCGACCGCCTGTCTTGGCTGGGCGCCGCGCTAGATGACACTGCGAATGTGCGGAATGCGGTACAGATAAGCTCGCATCAATCGCCGGTAGATATCCTAGTGATCCCAACCAACGAAGAAGCGGTCGTGGCCCGCGCGTGCAGCACGCTCCTACAGAGCCCCACGAGCTAA
- a CDS encoding PHA/PHB synthase family protein, whose amino-acid sequence MSQVTSLHSKKIPGKIAGIGGSPYSVPQRLDHLPQTHTSIQQALDKGLKAAQAKFTGGLSPIALAACYSDWALHLSSSPGKQLQLVEKAGKKAWRFANYAASCAVNPDKAETCVEPLPQDRRFKGDAWRKWPFNVMSQAFLLNQQWWHNATTGIEGVTTQHENVTTFAARQVLDVFSPSNFALTNPEVLAKTYQDGGWNLVRGWQNLVEDISRANSGQGPVGLEAFKVGENLATAPGKVVYRNRLIELIQYAPTTETVRPEPIFIVPAWIMKYYILDLSAQNSLVQYLTAQGFTVFMVSWKNPDAGDRDLGMDDYLSLGIMDALDAVETITKGSKVHALGYCLGGTLLSIAASAMARDGDARLQTLTLLAAQVDFTEAGELTLFINDSQLAYLDDMMWDKGYLDTTQMAGAFQLLRSNDLIWSRVIHDYLMGERPEMIDLMAWNADATRMPYRMHSEYLRSLFLNNDLAEGRYRVGGRPVAITDIRAPVFLVGTERDHVAPWHSVYKFNLLSDTHVTFVLTSGGHNAGIVSEPGHPHRHYRMRPKAKDAQYADPDQWMAQTDPVDGSWWPVLADWLADASGDPVKPPPLGAKSKGYAALCDAPGTYVFQE is encoded by the coding sequence ATGTCGCAGGTCACATCACTTCACAGCAAAAAGATCCCCGGCAAGATCGCCGGAATCGGCGGCTCGCCCTATTCCGTGCCTCAAAGGCTTGATCATTTACCGCAAACGCATACCAGCATTCAGCAAGCTCTGGACAAAGGACTAAAAGCGGCGCAAGCAAAGTTCACAGGTGGGTTGTCGCCCATTGCGCTTGCCGCGTGCTATTCGGACTGGGCCTTGCATCTGTCCTCTTCCCCCGGCAAGCAACTGCAACTCGTGGAAAAAGCGGGCAAGAAAGCGTGGCGTTTTGCCAACTATGCGGCATCTTGCGCCGTCAACCCCGACAAAGCTGAAACCTGCGTTGAGCCGCTTCCCCAAGATCGGCGGTTCAAGGGGGACGCCTGGCGGAAATGGCCGTTCAACGTTATGTCGCAAGCGTTTTTGCTGAACCAGCAATGGTGGCACAACGCAACCACTGGCATTGAAGGCGTCACGACCCAGCATGAAAACGTTACGACATTTGCGGCGCGGCAGGTGCTGGACGTGTTCTCGCCGTCTAACTTCGCCCTCACTAACCCCGAAGTTCTAGCCAAAACTTATCAAGATGGCGGCTGGAACCTTGTGCGTGGCTGGCAGAATCTCGTCGAAGACATCTCTCGGGCCAACTCGGGACAAGGGCCGGTTGGATTAGAGGCGTTCAAAGTCGGCGAAAACTTGGCAACCGCACCCGGCAAGGTCGTCTACCGCAACCGGCTGATCGAGCTGATCCAGTATGCCCCGACGACCGAGACCGTCCGGCCAGAGCCCATTTTCATCGTGCCCGCCTGGATCATGAAATACTATATACTCGATCTTAGCGCCCAGAATTCGCTGGTTCAGTATCTGACCGCCCAAGGCTTCACGGTGTTCATGGTTTCATGGAAAAACCCGGATGCAGGCGACCGGGACCTTGGGATGGATGACTACCTGTCCTTGGGCATAATGGACGCCCTTGATGCGGTCGAAACCATTACCAAGGGGTCGAAAGTCCACGCGCTCGGCTATTGTCTGGGCGGCACTCTTTTGTCCATTGCAGCGTCCGCGATGGCACGCGATGGGGACGCGCGTCTGCAGACATTGACGCTTTTGGCGGCGCAGGTTGATTTCACCGAAGCGGGTGAACTGACGCTTTTTATCAACGACAGCCAGCTTGCGTATCTTGACGATATGATGTGGGATAAGGGGTATCTGGACACCACGCAGATGGCCGGGGCATTTCAACTTCTGCGCTCTAACGATCTGATCTGGTCGCGAGTGATCCATGATTATCTGATGGGCGAGCGACCTGAGATGATCGATCTTATGGCCTGGAACGCAGACGCAACGCGGATGCCCTACAGGATGCATTCTGAATACCTGAGGTCTCTGTTCCTGAACAACGACCTTGCCGAAGGGCGGTACCGGGTGGGTGGGCGACCCGTAGCAATCACCGATATCCGCGCGCCGGTATTTCTGGTCGGGACCGAGCGGGACCATGTCGCGCCATGGCATTCTGTCTATAAATTCAATCTACTCTCTGACACCCATGTCACCTTCGTGCTGACCAGCGGTGGACACAATGCCGGTATCGTGTCGGAGCCCGGACACCCGCACCGACATTACAGGATGCGGCCCAAGGCCAAGGACGCGCAGTATGCCGACCCCGACCAGTGGATGGCGCAGACGGATCCTGTAGATGGGTCGTGGTGGCCGGTCCTTGCCGACTGGCTTGCGGATGCGTCGGGCGATCCGGTAAAACCCCCGCCCCTTGGTGCCAAATCAAAGGGTTACGCCGCGCTCTGCGACGCGCCCGGCACCTACGTATTTCAGGAGTGA
- a CDS encoding bifunctional enoyl-CoA hydratase/phosphate acetyltransferase, with the protein MQFIENRTYDEIKVGDTAELTRTLKPEDIELFAVMSGDVNPAHVDKEYASSDMFHHVIAHGMWGGALISAVLGTELPGPGTIYLNQNFSFRAPVGLGDTVVIKVTVAEKVEKHHHVTLDCVCVNQDGKTVIEGSALVIAPTVKVRRPRVILPDVHLHERGARFNELIRANANLEPVRTAVVHPCDALSLEGALEAGIKKLIIPVLVGPKAKIEATALEIGRDLSGIEIVDVPHSHAAAETAVALARAGKVSMLMKGKIHTDELLEPVVNNDKGLRTERRMSHIFALDVPNYSKPLLISDAAINIFPDLQTKRDIVQNSIDLAHALGIDLPKVAILSAVETVTPTIPSTVDAAGLCKMSDRGQITGALIDGPLAFDNAVSQSAAEAKGIQSDVAGQADILIVPDLEAGNMLAKQLIYLAGADAAGIVLGARVPIVLTSRADGVMSRLASAAIAQLYVHHMPIGTIQ; encoded by the coding sequence ATGCAATTCATTGAAAACAGAACGTACGACGAAATCAAAGTCGGTGACACGGCTGAGCTGACCCGCACGCTAAAACCCGAAGATATCGAGCTGTTCGCCGTCATGTCCGGCGACGTGAATCCGGCACATGTCGACAAGGAATACGCGAGCTCTGACATGTTTCATCATGTCATTGCCCACGGGATGTGGGGGGGCGCGTTGATCTCTGCCGTCCTCGGAACCGAGCTTCCCGGTCCCGGAACGATATACCTGAACCAGAATTTCAGCTTTCGCGCGCCGGTCGGCTTGGGTGATACAGTCGTCATAAAGGTGACAGTGGCGGAAAAGGTCGAAAAACATCATCACGTTACGCTCGACTGCGTGTGTGTGAACCAAGACGGCAAAACCGTCATCGAAGGCAGCGCGCTGGTCATCGCGCCTACAGTCAAGGTGCGGCGCCCGCGGGTGATTTTGCCCGATGTCCACCTACACGAAAGGGGCGCGCGATTTAATGAGCTGATCCGCGCGAACGCAAATCTGGAGCCTGTGCGCACCGCCGTCGTTCACCCTTGCGATGCCTTGTCTCTCGAAGGTGCGCTCGAAGCTGGAATTAAGAAGCTCATCATTCCCGTTCTGGTCGGACCCAAGGCTAAAATAGAAGCCACCGCCTTGGAAATTGGCCGCGATCTAAGCGGTATCGAAATCGTTGATGTGCCTCACAGCCATGCCGCTGCAGAAACTGCTGTAGCGTTGGCGCGCGCGGGCAAGGTCAGTATGCTGATGAAGGGCAAGATCCACACTGATGAGTTGCTGGAGCCGGTCGTGAACAATGATAAGGGACTGCGCACAGAGAGGCGGATGAGCCATATTTTCGCGCTCGACGTGCCAAACTACTCTAAGCCTTTGCTGATAAGCGATGCTGCGATCAACATCTTTCCCGACCTTCAAACGAAACGCGATATCGTGCAGAATTCTATCGATCTTGCCCATGCTCTTGGAATTGATCTGCCGAAAGTCGCGATTTTGTCAGCAGTCGAGACGGTGACGCCTACCATTCCCTCGACGGTCGATGCCGCAGGACTTTGCAAGATGTCGGACCGGGGGCAAATTACCGGGGCCTTGATTGACGGGCCGCTTGCCTTCGACAATGCCGTGTCCCAATCCGCCGCCGAGGCCAAGGGCATACAGTCAGACGTCGCGGGGCAAGCGGACATCCTAATCGTCCCCGATCTTGAAGCGGGCAACATGCTGGCAAAGCAACTGATTTATCTGGCTGGCGCGGATGCAGCCGGGATCGTTCTAGGCGCGCGCGTTCCCATCGTTCTGACCAGCCGGGCCGATGGCGTGATGTCGCGGCTGGCCTCCGCAGCGATAGCGCAGCTTTATGTTCACCATATGCCTATCGGTACCATTCAGTGA
- a CDS encoding AMP-binding protein: protein MTPLRVETSFCDHARYNKGSFAIPSPQTVPADLVRAIADHPQRTAMADQDRAITYSRLGQFVADFGRHVDTSQVVGIFGSPGVAMAAGAVACVIHGRPFVHLDPAMPQMVLHNIISELRVTLVVVCQPAAPGHLPGDCDTLNAAALLDLPDRTPLTPLRAASVSPDAPIYLVATSGTTGRPKCIPVAHDAAFLSYEWRDAFTPYHPDMRVGIYIFAIWEMFRPLRKGSGLWFPDAKTLMAPRNLAGFLIEHEIEEMLFTPSFYDAFLTTLTRDQAAALPLRRIVLNGEVVSDDLIAASLDKLPGTELWNLYSICETHDVCMSRLNTPSGGAPVSVGVPMEHLRAVILDEADMPCPTGTAGQLHFEGPRMLGRGYVNRPEETRLRFRELTIEGRDVRLYDTGDLAWLDDDGALHIEGRIAHMLKLRGYSIQTRELVETMRTPLAFARAEPWVAEVGARGQALIFYFAADAAQACANAEKWGLQSGTNRMPAALAAELRDVLPAYCVPSFLVQLDAIPLHPVSGKADIRALPPVADDAQPHAAIDDAVIAAAALAMGCAPELIDPALSFHDQGGDSLMCVTLMLELEKAYDRPIDFELAMNVPLHRLDQLLTCEADGPAPNDCFDKPGILLTGATGFLGAHVLARAARDLPPGHVVYCLVRDKQRGARDRLDEVAGLHGISQDRFVMVRGTLDEARFGLGDEAHSTLATSVTTVVHCAAMVNLAIGRDEMLNWSARGIETVLAFCNAAGADLRFTSSSAVFPDQGGPWPEAPAQPWEGCTGYGAAKIAAEAAIRASGIPAAIVRLPSLYDLNAPNARDIYEIILEASFRLGHMPQGLEFPMTDVAAAAAFLLGPVTNAGAPIYNLMGDARIIPDGRSALPAAQWLDAATLPSGIAGVIADFPSTLIADARFDNAKARAAWAQVSDQPYETISDATALLSRRRRAYQSEPALI from the coding sequence ATGACGCCTTTACGTGTCGAAACGTCGTTCTGTGATCATGCACGCTACAACAAAGGATCCTTCGCCATACCCTCACCTCAGACAGTTCCCGCTGATCTGGTTCGCGCGATTGCGGACCATCCCCAGCGCACCGCCATGGCCGATCAGGACCGCGCGATCACCTACAGCCGACTTGGCCAGTTCGTCGCTGATTTTGGCCGGCACGTCGACACTTCGCAAGTCGTTGGAATTTTCGGATCACCCGGTGTCGCTATGGCTGCGGGCGCTGTGGCTTGTGTGATCCATGGGCGTCCCTTTGTTCATCTGGACCCTGCAATGCCGCAGATGGTGCTGCACAACATTATCTCTGAGTTGCGCGTGACATTGGTTGTCGTGTGCCAGCCTGCTGCGCCGGGGCATCTGCCCGGAGATTGCGACACGCTCAATGCTGCGGCGCTGCTTGATCTGCCGGACCGGACGCCACTCACCCCGCTACGCGCTGCATCTGTTTCGCCTGACGCCCCTATCTATCTGGTGGCAACATCCGGCACGACAGGCCGGCCCAAATGCATTCCTGTCGCGCATGACGCCGCGTTTTTGTCTTATGAATGGCGCGACGCGTTCACCCCATATCACCCTGATATGCGCGTCGGCATCTATATTTTCGCCATCTGGGAAATGTTTCGCCCGCTGCGCAAAGGGTCCGGGTTGTGGTTCCCAGACGCCAAGACATTGATGGCGCCGCGTAATCTAGCAGGTTTTTTGATCGAGCACGAAATTGAGGAGATGCTGTTTACGCCGTCGTTTTATGATGCGTTCCTGACAACGCTGACGCGTGATCAGGCCGCTGCGTTACCTCTGCGCCGCATCGTTCTGAACGGCGAAGTGGTGAGCGATGATCTGATCGCCGCATCGCTGGATAAGCTACCCGGCACCGAGCTGTGGAACCTCTATAGTATCTGCGAAACCCACGATGTCTGCATGTCGCGGCTGAACACCCCATCGGGCGGTGCGCCTGTCTCGGTTGGCGTCCCGATGGAGCATTTGCGGGCCGTCATCCTGGATGAAGCTGACATGCCCTGCCCCACAGGAACCGCAGGCCAGCTGCATTTTGAGGGACCTCGGATGCTGGGCCGTGGATATGTAAATCGCCCAGAGGAAACGCGCCTGCGGTTTCGCGAACTCACGATCGAAGGACGCGACGTGCGCCTCTACGATACGGGCGATCTGGCATGGCTCGACGATGACGGTGCGCTCCATATTGAGGGCCGCATCGCCCATATGCTGAAGCTACGTGGCTATTCGATCCAAACACGCGAATTGGTCGAAACCATGCGTACCCCACTCGCATTTGCCCGAGCCGAGCCTTGGGTCGCCGAAGTGGGGGCGCGCGGGCAGGCTCTGATCTTTTACTTTGCGGCCGACGCGGCGCAGGCCTGCGCCAATGCCGAAAAATGGGGTCTGCAATCAGGGACAAACAGAATGCCAGCGGCCCTTGCCGCAGAGCTCCGCGATGTTCTGCCCGCCTATTGCGTGCCGTCATTCCTAGTCCAGCTTGATGCGATTCCGTTGCATCCGGTGTCGGGCAAGGCAGATATTCGCGCCTTGCCGCCCGTCGCGGACGATGCACAGCCCCATGCCGCAATCGACGATGCCGTGATCGCCGCTGCCGCTTTGGCAATGGGGTGTGCGCCTGAACTAATCGACCCCGCGCTTAGCTTTCATGATCAGGGCGGCGATTCACTGATGTGCGTCACCCTGATGCTGGAACTAGAGAAAGCCTACGATCGGCCAATCGATTTCGAGTTGGCGATGAACGTACCGCTGCACCGACTGGACCAATTGCTGACATGCGAAGCAGACGGACCTGCGCCTAACGATTGCTTTGATAAGCCCGGTATATTGCTAACCGGCGCGACAGGGTTTTTGGGCGCTCATGTGCTGGCACGCGCCGCACGTGATCTGCCACCCGGCCATGTCGTCTATTGCCTTGTGCGGGACAAACAGCGCGGTGCGCGCGACCGACTGGACGAAGTTGCAGGTTTGCACGGTATCAGTCAGGACCGCTTTGTCATGGTTCGCGGCACTCTTGACGAGGCGCGCTTTGGCTTGGGCGACGAGGCACATAGCACGCTGGCCACTTCGGTTACGACGGTTGTGCATTGTGCAGCTATGGTCAACCTTGCCATCGGGCGGGACGAGATGCTGAATTGGTCAGCACGAGGTATCGAGACGGTGCTGGCATTTTGTAACGCCGCCGGCGCCGATTTGAGGTTCACGTCGTCCAGCGCAGTGTTCCCCGATCAAGGCGGCCCGTGGCCCGAGGCGCCAGCGCAACCGTGGGAGGGATGCACCGGCTATGGCGCGGCCAAAATCGCGGCAGAGGCGGCAATTCGCGCGTCGGGCATCCCGGCCGCCATCGTCAGATTGCCTTCGCTTTATGACCTGAACGCACCTAACGCCCGCGACATCTATGAAATCATCCTAGAGGCGTCATTTCGGCTAGGGCACATGCCGCAAGGCCTAGAGTTTCCGATGACGGACGTGGCGGCTGCCGCTGCCTTTCTACTGGGCCCGGTCACAAATGCAGGTGCACCGATTTATAATCTGATGGGTGATGCCCGCATCATTCCAGACGGCAGATCCGCATTGCCAGCGGCGCAGTGGCTGGACGCCGCCACCCTGCCCTCAGGTATCGCGGGGGTAATCGCTGATTTCCCCAGCACCCTCATAGCGGACGCGCGATTTGACAATGCCAAGGCACGCGCCGCATGGGCACAGGTCAGCGACCAGCCCTATGAAACAATCAGCGACGCCACGGCGCTGCTCTCACGCCGCAGAAGGGCCTACCAGAGCGAGCCTGCATTGATCTGA
- a CDS encoding arsenate reductase family protein — MSIVIHHNPGCGTSRNVLAIIKASGETPVIIDYMQTGWTRPQLIALFAAAGLTPRTALRTTRSPADILGLLDPAVDDEALIAAMLEHPVLVNRPIVCSPKGVRLCRPSEMVLDLLDRLPPGPMAKEDGTLIIDAEGHRIL; from the coding sequence ATGAGTATCGTCATCCATCACAACCCGGGTTGCGGCACCTCGCGCAACGTATTGGCGATCATCAAGGCGTCGGGCGAGACGCCAGTGATCATCGACTACATGCAGACCGGCTGGACACGCCCGCAACTGATCGCACTGTTTGCCGCCGCCGGGCTAACGCCCCGCACTGCCCTCAGGACGACGAGGTCACCGGCCGACATTTTGGGTTTGCTCGATCCCGCAGTGGACGACGAGGCGCTGATTGCAGCGATGCTGGAGCACCCCGTACTGGTCAACCGGCCAATTGTCTGCTCGCCCAAGGGGGTTCGGCTGTGCCGCCCCAGCGAGATGGTGCTGGACCTTCTAGACCGTCTACCACCCGGCCCGATGGCAAAGGAGGACGGCACGCTGATCATCGACGCAGAGGGACATCGCATCCTTTGA
- a CDS encoding ArsR/SmtB family transcription factor, with translation MDTFHALDAFAALGQQTRLQVFRLLIQAGKTGMSAGEISAALEVRQNTMSANLSVLARSGLIRSTREGRSIRYFSDMDGLRSLLAFLMEDCCGGCPETCQPVIDEIACGDRATPQATAMPAAKSSELKTSERPT, from the coding sequence ATGGATACATTTCATGCTCTCGATGCCTTCGCCGCCCTCGGCCAACAAACACGCCTGCAGGTGTTCCGCCTTCTCATTCAGGCGGGGAAAACAGGAATGTCGGCTGGCGAAATCAGCGCTGCGCTTGAGGTTCGCCAGAACACAATGTCGGCTAACCTTTCGGTTTTGGCACGATCTGGCCTGATCCGAAGCACGCGGGAGGGCCGCAGCATTCGATATTTCTCTGACATGGACGGATTGCGCAGCCTGCTCGCCTTTTTAATGGAGGATTGCTGTGGCGGCTGCCCGGAAACCTGCCAGCCCGTCATCGATGAAATTGCCTGCGGCGATAGGGCGACGCCGCAGGCAACTGCAATGCCTGCAGCGAAATCCAGCGAACTGAAAACTTCCGAAAGGCCGACATGA
- the fabI gene encoding enoyl-ACP reductase FabI gives MLETLLRGKRGLIVGIANEHSIAAGCAMAFRAAGAELAITYASERSKPYIAPVVAQLDADLFLPLDVEIDGQMEAVFEAIREKWGRLDFVVHSIAFCPKDDLHGPVSECSQAGFAQAMDVSVHSLIRLTRLAIPLMADGGSILTMSYYGAEKVVDNYNIMGPVKSALEGTVRYLAAELGPKQIRINAISPGPLNTRAGSGIAHFDELIAAAQKRAPEQSLVSIKDVGHIATGLVSDLSRKVTGNIAYVDGGFHVRA, from the coding sequence ATGCTAGAGACGTTATTGCGGGGCAAGCGCGGGCTGATTGTCGGTATCGCGAACGAACACTCTATCGCAGCCGGCTGCGCCATGGCCTTTCGCGCGGCGGGCGCCGAGCTTGCCATTACATACGCAAGCGAGCGGTCCAAGCCATACATCGCCCCGGTCGTGGCCCAGCTAGATGCTGATTTGTTTCTGCCACTCGATGTCGAAATCGACGGGCAGATGGAAGCCGTTTTTGAGGCAATTCGCGAAAAATGGGGCCGCCTCGACTTTGTCGTCCATTCGATCGCCTTCTGCCCCAAGGATGATCTGCACGGCCCGGTCAGCGAATGCTCGCAAGCAGGGTTTGCGCAGGCAATGGACGTCTCGGTCCATTCGCTGATCCGGTTGACGCGGCTGGCCATTCCGCTGATGGCAGACGGCGGCAGTATCCTGACGATGAGCTACTACGGCGCCGAAAAAGTCGTCGACAATTATAATATCATGGGCCCGGTAAAATCCGCGCTTGAGGGAACAGTGCGCTACTTGGCAGCCGAGTTGGGCCCCAAGCAAATTCGGATCAACGCCATCTCGCCCGGCCCCCTGAACACGCGTGCCGGGTCGGGCATCGCCCACTTTGACGAACTGATTGCTGCCGCGCAGAAACGCGCACCCGAGCAGAGCCTCGTCAGTATTAAGGATGTCGGGCATATAGCCACCGGATTGGTTAGCGATCTGTCGCGCAAAGTCACTGGCAACATTGCCTATGTTGATGGCGGCTTCCACGTTCGGGCCTGA